A genomic segment from Lutzomyia longipalpis isolate SR_M1_2022 chromosome 3, ASM2433408v1 encodes:
- the LOC129791638 gene encoding uncharacterized protein LOC129791638 — MQTVGCLCVALFIFAVSGSPTYQWDEGKAAGAMMMAEGVERMKDGVAMKEKYGKKFDVFGVPVGGEIGYKVGAGDSINRDKRQAEDGTVESDVEEEFDIEMEIPEGALNPNGTDGEGTDPKNKKWYRKVVEACLKFIRRVGEYFSRATNE; from the coding sequence ATGCAAACCGTTGGGTGTCTCTGTGTTGCCTTATTTATTTTCGCGGTCTCTGGGTCCCCTACATACCAATGGGACGAGGGTAAGGCTGCTGGTGCAATGATGATGGCCGAGGGTGTAGAACGCATGAAGGATGGTGTTGCTATGAAGGAGAAGTATGGAAAGAAGTTTGATGTTTTCGGTGTTCCCGTTGGTGGTGAGATTGGATACAAAGTCGGTGCTGGAGACTCCATAAATCGCGACAAGAGACAAGCTGAGGATGGCACGGTTGAAAGTGACGTTGAGGAGGAATTTGACATTGAAATGGAAATCCCGGAAGGCGCTTTAAATCCCAACGGAACCGATGGCGAAGGTACTGAtccgaaaaataagaaatggtACAGAAAAGTCGTTGAAGCTTGTCTCAAATTTATTCGACGAGTTGGAGAATATTTCTCACG
- the LOC129791605 gene encoding heparan sulfate 2-O-sulfotransferase pipe: MMPKSLPMDYLMRYRRVSFPKRSTDIVALIAVSCTLFLFLHTQSLTSRLREMEDKLQPSEMSASGLSGNSISQESAQSNVHEMYKYLKSTGQMSTLRAWDLNNTRKADMELVFFNRVPKVGSQTFMTLIRRLSAENSFTFHRDAVQRIETIRLSPDQQLELADMVSELPTPSVYVKHVCYTNFTRFGLPTPIYVNLVRDPVERVISWYYYIRAPWYYVERKQAFPDLPLPDPRWLRKDFETCVLNHDPECTFNYGETHEGIGDHRRQTLFFCGHDEECTPFNTVGALERAKYAVESQYSVVGVLEDLNTTLSVFEAYIPRFFRGAKNIYWEEVNNFNKINRNSFKPPVSEEVKDIVRRNFTREIEFYQFCKQRLHKQFLAAKLPLN; encoded by the exons GTCAACAGATATTGTGGCACTGATTGCCGTGTCCTGCACATTGTTCCTCTTCCTCCACACGCAAAGTCTCACATCCCGCTTAAGAGAGATGGAAGACAAATTGCAGCCATCAGAGATGTCCGCCAGTGGTCTAAGCGGAAACTCCATTAGTCAAG AATCTGCACAAAGCAACGTCCACGAAATGTACAAATACCTCAAAAGTACTGGGCag ATGAGCACACTGAGAGCGTGGGACTTGAATAACACGCGGAAGGCTGACATGGAGCTGGTATTCTTCAATCGAGTCCCCAAAGTGGGCAGTCAGACATTCATGACCCTCATACGGCGACTATCGGCGGAAAATAGCTTCACTTTCCACCGTGACGCCGTGCAGCGCATCGAAACCATCCGGCTGTCACCGGATCAGCAGCTCGAGCTGGCCGATATGGTGTCGGAACTGCCAACACCCAGTGTCTACGTGAAGCACGTCTGCTACACGAATTTCACACGCTTCGGCCTCCCAACGCCAATCTACGTGAATCTCGTGCGGGATCCCGTTGAGCGTGTCATCAGCTGGTACTACTACATCCGTGCCCCGTGGTACTATGTGGAACGCAAACAGGCCTTCCCTGACCTCCCACTACCCGATCCACGGTGGCTGCGCAAAGACTTCGAGACGTGCGTCCTCAATCACGATCCCGAGTGCACATTCAACTACGGCGAGACTCACGAGGGTATTGGGGATCATCGTCGGCAGACACTCTTCTTCTGCGGGCACGACGAAGAGTGCAC GCCCTTCAACACAGTGGGGGCTCTGGAGAGAGCTAAATACGCCGTGGAGTCGCAGTATTCAGTTGTGGGGGTACTTGAGGATCTCAATACAACACTTTCAGTATTTGAAGCCTATATTCCTCGATTTTTCAGAGGAGCCAAAAATATCTACTGGG AGGAAGTTAACAACTTCAACAAGATAAACAGGAACTCCTTCAAACCACCCGTGAGTGAGGAAGTGAAAGATATTGTAAGGCGCAACTTCACCAGAGAAATCGAATTCTATCAATTCTGCAAACAGAGACTCCACAAACAATTCCTAGCCGCCAAATTACCACTGAATTGA